Proteins from a single region of Stappia sp. ES.058:
- a CDS encoding CoA-acylating methylmalonate-semialdehyde dehydrogenase, with the protein MQTIGHFIGGKHVEGTSGRHADVYNPATGEVQARVALASQSELRAAVENAAAAQPAWAAQNPQRRARVLMKFVALLHRDMDKLAEALSREHGKTLPDAKGDVIRGLEVAEFCIGAPHLLKGEFTEGAGPGIDMYSMRQPLGVVAGITPFNFPAMIPMWKFCPAIAAGNAFILKPSERDPSVPIMLAELMLEAGLPAGILNVVNGDKESVDGILDDPDIMAVGFVGSTAIAHYVYSRATATGKRAQCFGGAKNHMIIMPDADMDQAADALIGAGYGAAGERCMAISVAVPVGEEAANALMERLIPRVEALKIGPYTAGDDVDFGPLVTAQARDRVLGLVEQGVKDGATLAVDGRDFTMQGYENGYFMGGCLFDNVTKDMSIYKDEIFGPVLSVVRAKDYDEALDLPMSHEYGNGTAIYTRDGDTARDFASRINIGMVGINVPIPVPLAYHTFGGWKRSGFGDLNQHGPDAFKFYTRTKTVTSRWPSGLKDGAEFVIPTMK; encoded by the coding sequence ATGCAGACAATTGGACATTTCATCGGCGGCAAGCACGTCGAAGGTACCTCCGGCCGTCACGCCGACGTCTACAACCCTGCGACCGGCGAAGTGCAGGCCAGGGTCGCGCTGGCCTCGCAGTCGGAACTGCGCGCCGCCGTGGAGAACGCAGCCGCCGCACAGCCGGCCTGGGCAGCGCAGAACCCGCAGAGGCGCGCTCGCGTGCTCATGAAGTTCGTCGCTCTCCTGCACCGCGACATGGACAAGCTCGCCGAGGCGCTGTCGCGCGAGCACGGCAAGACCCTTCCCGACGCAAAGGGTGACGTGATCCGCGGTCTTGAGGTTGCGGAATTTTGCATCGGCGCGCCGCATCTGCTGAAGGGCGAGTTCACCGAGGGTGCCGGTCCGGGCATCGACATGTACTCCATGCGCCAGCCGCTGGGCGTCGTTGCCGGCATCACGCCGTTCAACTTCCCGGCAATGATCCCGATGTGGAAGTTCTGCCCGGCGATTGCCGCCGGCAACGCCTTCATCCTGAAGCCGTCCGAGCGCGATCCGTCCGTGCCGATCATGCTGGCCGAATTGATGCTCGAGGCCGGCCTGCCGGCGGGTATCCTCAACGTCGTCAATGGCGACAAGGAATCTGTCGACGGCATTCTCGACGATCCGGACATCATGGCGGTCGGCTTCGTCGGTTCCACCGCGATCGCCCATTATGTCTATTCGCGGGCCACGGCGACCGGCAAGCGCGCGCAGTGCTTCGGCGGTGCCAAGAACCACATGATCATCATGCCGGATGCCGACATGGACCAGGCTGCCGACGCGCTGATCGGCGCGGGCTATGGCGCGGCCGGCGAACGCTGCATGGCGATCTCCGTTGCGGTTCCGGTGGGCGAGGAAGCCGCCAATGCGCTGATGGAGCGGCTGATCCCGCGCGTCGAAGCGCTGAAGATCGGTCCCTATACGGCCGGCGACGATGTCGATTTCGGTCCGCTGGTGACGGCGCAGGCGCGCGACCGCGTGCTGGGGCTCGTGGAGCAGGGTGTGAAGGACGGGGCGACGCTTGCCGTCGACGGCCGCGACTTTACCATGCAGGGCTATGAGAACGGCTACTTCATGGGCGGCTGCCTGTTCGACAATGTCACCAAGGACATGTCGATCTACAAGGACGAGATCTTCGGACCCGTTCTGTCGGTCGTTCGCGCCAAGGACTATGACGAGGCGCTCGATCTGCCGATGAGCCACGAGTATGGCAACGGAACGGCGATCTACACCCGTGACGGCGATACGGCCCGCGATTTCGCCAGCCGCATCAACATCGGCATGGTCGGCATCAACGTTCCGATCCCCGTGCCGCTCGCCTATCACACCTTCGGCGGCTGGAAGCGCTCCGGCTTCGGCGATCTCAACCAACACGGTCCGGACGCGTTCAAGTTCTACACGCGCACCAAGACGGTTACGTCGCGCTGGCCGTCTGGCCTCAAGGACGGTGCCGAATTCGTCATTCCGACGATGAAGTGA